The DNA segment GCCACGTTGGCCAGCACCTGGATGGGGCCCAGCTTGGAGTCGATGGACGCGATGGCATCCTCGATGCCGTCCTTGTCGCGCACGTCCACCGGGAACGCGGTGGCCTTCAGTCCCTGCTGGCGCAGCTCGGCCACCAGCAGCTCCAATCCCGCGGCGTTCTGGTCGAACACCGCGACGGGCATCGTGCGCGCCAGCTTGCGCGCCACCGCCGCGCCAATGCCTTGCGCCGCGCCCGTCACCACCGCGTGTCCCGTCGTCGAAGCCATCCGCCGCTCGCCTGGATTTTTTGAATGAAAATAAGAACCATTCTCATCTTCAGGGCCGGGAAGTGCCATGGCCACGAATTCCTGTCAAGGTGGCTGAGGCAGGGAACCGCCCGACGTCTGGCTTCACGGGCGGTGGTTGAGCGATTGTTTCAGTCTCAGGCGGCGCTGGCCCTGGCGGCGGCCGTCTCGCGGAGCACCTCTCCGGCGGCGGCGATGGTGTGTTCAATCTGCTCCGCGGTATGCACGGCGCTGATGAAGTTCAGGTCGCGGCGGAGGATGACGCCCCGGCGAGCCATGCCGGCCTGGAAGGGGATCATCTTCTCGATGTGCTCGGGGATGACCTTGCTGAAGCGGAAGAATGGCACGGCGTAGTAGCCGATGACTTCCAGACTGGAGCCCGTCTCACGCGCGTGGGCGTTGACGCCGTCACGCAGGCGGCGGCCCAGGTTGGCGATGTGCTCCACGTAGTTCGTGGTGCGGTATTCCTTGATGACCGCCTCACACACGGCCAGTGAGAGCATCTCACCGCCGAAGGTGGTGGACACCTGGAGCTCACTCAGGCGCGACAGATACTTCTCCGGGCCCGCGATGGCGGACAGGGGCATGCCCGCGGCGATGCCCTTGGACAGCGTGACGAAGTCCGCCTGGATGTTGAAATACTGCTGCGCGCCGCCCAAAGCCAGACGGAAGCCGGTGACGACCTCGTCCAGGACGAACAGCACGCCGTGCTTCGCGCAGGTCTCCTTCACCTGGAGGAGGAACTCGCGGGTGACGGTGCGGTTGTACGGGATGGCCAGCAGCACGCAGGCCAGCTGGGCGCCGTGCTTCTCGATGTGCTCGATGAGCGCGGGCTCGTCCGGGGGCGTGAAGAGGGGCAGGCGGGTGGTGAGCTTCGCGACCGTCGGGGGCACGCCCGGGGTGTCATACATGAAGTGGTCGTGCCAGCCGTTGTAGCCCACGGTGACGATGTGCTCGCGGCCGGTGAGGTGGCGCGACAGGCGCACGGCGGCGGAGGTGGCGTCCGCGCCCGTCTTGAAGAAGCGGGCCATCTCCGCGCCGGGAATCACTTCCACCAGCGCCTTCACGGAGGAGACCTCCACCGGCGTGGGCAGCGAGTGGATGATGCCTTCCGCCAGGTGCTTGCGGATCGTCTCCGCGACGGCCGGGTGGTTGTGGCCCAGCATGTTGGCGCCCAGCGCCTGGATGAAGTCGATGTACTCCTGGCCGTCCGCGTCCTCCACCAGGGCGCCGTTGCCCTTGGCGAGGAACACGGGGAAGGCGCCGGGGGCGAAGTGATCCGGCTTCTTCATCATCGTCTGCGTGACGCCGGGGACCCACTTGCGGGCCTCGGCGAGCAGCTGGTTGGAGCGCTCCAGCTTGAGCTCACCCACGATGGGGCGAGGCAGGGATGGGTGACGGGGTGCTGTCTGGGACATGGAAGGGTCCTGGTGAGGGGTGAAGAGGGATTCAGGGCGCGGGCGTCGCGTCCAGCCGCACGGCGCGGCCCACGAAGGTCCACAGCAGCCCGAGCGCGAGCGCGGAGATGGCCACGGCCAGCCAGCCCAGCTGCGCGAAGCCGATGAGCGTGCCGTCCGGCGAGGTGGTGAGCAGCAGTCCGCCCATCCACGCGGCGAGCCCGGAGGCCCCGTCGCTGGCGGCGATGTTGACCGCGAGGTAGCGGCCCCGGATGGACGGCGGCACCTGCGACGCGACCAGCGCCATGGTGGGGATGGCGCGGCCGGAGGTGAGCGTCATGAAGAGCACGAACACGACGGCCACCACCGGCAGCGGAGACGGAGGCAGGTGGGTGAAGAGCAGGTGCGGCGCCATGGTGGCGACCAGCAGCAACCCCAGCGCGCGAGCAGGGCCCATGCGGTCCGCCAACCGGCCAATCCAGCGCGAGCTCACGAAGGTGGCCGCTCCGCCCGCCAGGTACACCCAGGGCAGGTCCGTGAGGGACAGGCCCACGTTGCCCACCATGAAGGCGCCCAGATAGGGGATCAGCAGGAAGCTGGCGAACACCACGGTGAAGGTGAGGCCCCAGCCCATGGCCAGCCGGGGCGTGAAGCCCGCGGTGGCGGAGGCGCCGGACGCCTGGGACAGGTGTCCGTCCACGCGAGGCAGGAAGCGAAGGAGCAGCAGCCACACGAAGCCCGCGACCGCCGCGAGGACGATGAACGGCGCGCGCCAACCCCCGAGGTTCGCGAGGCCCAGGCCCAGCGGCACGCCCGCGACGGCGGACAGCGCGTAGGCCGTCATCACGGTGCCAATGGCCTGGCCCCGGCGCTCCGCGGGCACGGTGTCGCTGACGATGGCGATGACGACGGCGCCCATCAGCCCCGCGCAGCCTCCGGCGACGGTGCGAGCGATGAGCAGGCCCGTGGCCCCGGTGGCCGCGCCGCACAGGAGCGTGGCGATGATGAAGCCCGCGTAGAGCATCAGCAGCGTGCGCTTGCGCTCCTGGCGATCCAGCCAGAACACGCCGAGCACGCCCATGGCCGCGGACGCGAGTGTGTACGCGGACACCAGCGCTCCGAACCGCGTCGCCGACAGCGAGAGCCGCTGCATCAGCAACGGGCCCAGCGGCATCAGCATCATGAAGTCGACGACGTGGGTGAACTGCACCGCCGCGAGCAGCCACAGCAGCGTGCGCTCACGCGGGGCGGGGGATGGAGCACTCAAGACAATCACCTGAATCCAGACACACGTCGGCCATGGCCCGTCCCGGCAATGCCAGGCGAAGCTCGGCCGGGTCCGGGCGCGCTTCTCGCCGGACCGCCGTGTTTTTGTTACAGCTCAGCGAATGATAATGAGAATCATCCTCAGAAATCTTCCGGAGTCAATGGGAAAGCGGGTTCTGTGACGCAAACGTCTCTCCACGGCCTTGCGGTGTACGTCCGGCTTGACGGGCTGCAATGGGGGCGGAAGGGTCGGTATTGGAGCGCAGTCCATCCCCGTTCGTTCCGACCCAGGAGTCGATGGTGAAGAAGCTCGTCAATGCGCCGCGCGCGGTGGTCCAGGAGATGTTGGAGGGGTTCGTGGCGCTGGCGCCGGGCCAGGCGTTGCTGGAGGGGGAGACGGTGGTGGTGCGCGCGGACGTGCCGGCGGCGCTGGGGGCGAGGAAGGTGGCGGTGTTGTCGGGTGGGGGCAGCGGCCACGAGCCGGCGCACGCGGGCTACGTGGGGACGGGGATGCTGCACGCGGCGGTGGCGGGAGATGTGTTCACGTCGCCCAGCACGGACGCGGTACTGGCGGCGATCCGAGCAGTGGCGGGGACGGCGGGGGCGCTGCTCATCGTG comes from the Corallococcus exiguus genome and includes:
- the mxcL gene encoding myxochelin B biosynthesis transaminase MxcL translates to MSQTAPRHPSLPRPIVGELKLERSNQLLAEARKWVPGVTQTMMKKPDHFAPGAFPVFLAKGNGALVEDADGQEYIDFIQALGANMLGHNHPAVAETIRKHLAEGIIHSLPTPVEVSSVKALVEVIPGAEMARFFKTGADATSAAVRLSRHLTGREHIVTVGYNGWHDHFMYDTPGVPPTVAKLTTRLPLFTPPDEPALIEHIEKHGAQLACVLLAIPYNRTVTREFLLQVKETCAKHGVLFVLDEVVTGFRLALGGAQQYFNIQADFVTLSKGIAAGMPLSAIAGPEKYLSRLSELQVSTTFGGEMLSLAVCEAVIKEYRTTNYVEHIANLGRRLRDGVNAHARETGSSLEVIGYYAVPFFRFSKVIPEHIEKMIPFQAGMARRGVILRRDLNFISAVHTAEQIEHTIAAAGEVLRETAAARASAA
- the mxcK gene encoding myxochelin export MFS transporter MxcK; this translates as MIVLSAPSPAPRERTLLWLLAAVQFTHVVDFMMLMPLGPLLMQRLSLSATRFGALVSAYTLASAAMGVLGVFWLDRQERKRTLLMLYAGFIIATLLCGAATGATGLLIARTVAGGCAGLMGAVVIAIVSDTVPAERRGQAIGTVMTAYALSAVAGVPLGLGLANLGGWRAPFIVLAAVAGFVWLLLLRFLPRVDGHLSQASGASATAGFTPRLAMGWGLTFTVVFASFLLIPYLGAFMVGNVGLSLTDLPWVYLAGGAATFVSSRWIGRLADRMGPARALGLLLVATMAPHLLFTHLPPSPLPVVAVVFVLFMTLTSGRAIPTMALVASQVPPSIRGRYLAVNIAASDGASGLAAWMGGLLLTTSPDGTLIGFAQLGWLAVAISALALGLLWTFVGRAVRLDATPAP